The following proteins come from a genomic window of Candidatus Thiodiazotropha sp. CDECU1:
- a CDS encoding endonuclease/exonuclease/phosphatase family protein → MPNQIIQNQVALDGTDRLRLLSYNIQAGADTRRYREYVTNGWKQMLPHKQQQDNLNRIAHLLKDFDVVGLQEVDSGSLRSGFIDQTAYLAEHAGFPFWYRQVNRKLGKLAQHSNGVLSRVEPSNISEYRLPGLPGRGAVLMEFETNEKPLGICMMHLALGRRARLRQLSYVSDLVSHYSHLVLMGDFNCGCSSQEFRYLIERTNLQGSPCDMLTFPSWRPSRKLDHILASPSLKVSKSEVLNYAHSDHLPVSLEIELPKDVVLPMVA, encoded by the coding sequence ATGCCGAATCAAATTATTCAGAATCAGGTCGCCCTGGATGGTACAGACCGACTCCGCCTGCTGAGCTATAACATCCAGGCCGGGGCCGATACCAGACGCTATCGTGAGTATGTGACCAATGGCTGGAAACAGATGCTGCCCCACAAACAGCAGCAGGATAACCTGAACCGGATTGCTCACCTGTTGAAGGATTTCGATGTGGTCGGATTGCAGGAGGTCGACTCAGGCAGCCTGCGCAGCGGTTTCATCGATCAGACGGCCTATCTCGCTGAGCATGCGGGATTCCCCTTCTGGTACCGACAGGTGAATCGAAAGCTGGGCAAGTTGGCGCAACATAGCAATGGGGTGCTCAGCCGGGTTGAGCCAAGCAACATCTCAGAGTACCGGTTGCCCGGATTGCCTGGACGGGGCGCGGTACTGATGGAGTTCGAGACCAATGAAAAGCCCCTGGGCATCTGCATGATGCACCTGGCGTTGGGACGCCGGGCACGCTTGCGCCAACTCTCCTATGTCAGCGATCTGGTATCTCACTACTCGCATCTGGTTTTAATGGGCGATTTCAACTGTGGCTGCAGTTCCCAGGAGTTTCGCTATTTGATCGAACGGACCAACCTGCAGGGTAGTCCCTGTGACATGCTGACCTTTCCAAGCTGGCGCCCGAGCCGCAAGCTTGACCATATTCTGGCATCCCCAAGCCTGAAAGTGTCCAAGTCTGAAGTGCTCAACTATGCCCACTCTGATCACTTGCCGGTCAGTCTGGAGATAGAATTACCGAAGGATGTTGTGCTGCCTATGGTCGCTTGA